In a genomic window of Microbacterium amylolyticum:
- a CDS encoding ACP S-malonyltransferase, translating into MSQIAIAFTGQGAQFIGMGKHWYDEHESVRQRYLQASEVLGYSLEELTFEGAADELTRTDRAQVALLVLEYAMFEVLTERRGNDGLVVIGHSLGEITALVAADALSFVDAVRLVKARGEAMAAAAAETPSGMSAVLDLTPDQVTDTVQRLRGAGHSVEVSNFNTARQTVVSGAPSGLAELANVVEGMNGRCVPLNVAGGFHSSFMESAREQYAAVVAEIELRAPRLDVWSTVTGDRVETADQIRDALARQLTAPVLWEKAVRSIARADVSVWVEIGPKPVLTRMITDIVSGSSTANLYDDEAAVDAAFDAREIARRTPGIIGLCLGAVASTRNRNFDDAEFTRGVVEPYQRLVALNQGVDEHGVAPVRSEAEMREALRLLSDIMTVKQVPASERNERLDEILRRSGAARELVG; encoded by the coding sequence ATGAGCCAGATCGCGATCGCCTTCACCGGTCAGGGCGCCCAGTTCATCGGGATGGGCAAACACTGGTACGACGAGCATGAGAGCGTCAGGCAGCGTTATCTGCAGGCCTCGGAGGTGCTCGGATACTCGTTGGAAGAGTTGACCTTCGAAGGCGCGGCCGATGAGCTGACCCGAACTGACCGGGCTCAGGTGGCGCTGCTCGTACTCGAGTACGCGATGTTCGAGGTGCTCACCGAACGTCGCGGTAACGACGGCCTGGTCGTGATCGGACACAGCCTCGGAGAGATCACGGCCCTCGTCGCTGCAGACGCGCTTTCGTTTGTGGATGCGGTGCGGTTGGTGAAAGCCAGGGGAGAGGCCATGGCCGCCGCGGCTGCCGAGACACCGTCCGGAATGTCGGCCGTGCTCGATCTCACTCCGGATCAGGTGACCGATACGGTGCAGCGCCTGCGCGGGGCCGGGCACAGCGTTGAGGTATCGAACTTTAACACCGCTCGGCAGACCGTCGTCTCTGGCGCACCTTCGGGCCTCGCGGAGCTGGCGAACGTCGTCGAGGGTATGAACGGACGATGCGTACCGCTGAACGTCGCCGGCGGATTCCACAGCTCGTTCATGGAGAGCGCACGAGAGCAGTATGCGGCCGTCGTCGCCGAGATCGAACTGCGCGCCCCGCGCCTGGACGTCTGGAGCACAGTCACGGGCGACCGCGTCGAGACTGCGGATCAGATCCGCGATGCACTCGCACGCCAGCTCACGGCGCCCGTGCTGTGGGAGAAGGCCGTGCGCTCTATCGCGCGCGCCGACGTCAGCGTGTGGGTTGAAATCGGACCGAAGCCCGTGCTTACCCGGATGATCACCGACATCGTCTCTGGTTCGTCGACGGCCAATCTCTACGACGACGAGGCCGCCGTCGATGCTGCTTTCGACGCGCGTGAGATCGCGCGCCGCACGCCCGGGATCATCGGGCTCTGCCTGGGAGCTGTGGCGTCAACCCGAAACAGAAACTTCGATGACGCTGAGTTCACCCGCGGTGTCGTTGAGCCGTACCAGCGGCTCGTTGCCCTCAATCAGGGTGTTGATGAGCACGGGGTTGCGCCGGTGCGTAGCGAGGCTGAAATGCGCGAGGCCCTGCGTCTGCTCTCCGACATCATGACCGTCAAGCAGGTGCCGGCATCCGAACGGAACGAACGCCTGGACGAGATTCTGCGTCGTTCGGGCGCAGCACGCGAGCTGGTGGGATGA